The genomic region TCGGGTTTTGGGATGAACGGCTCAGCACCGTGGCCGCTGAAAGGGCCCTGCTGGAGGCGGATACCTCCCGAAAGCGTCGTTCCGAAGTCATTGATCACGTGGCGGCTGCTTATATTCTACAAGGTGCGCTGGATCGCATGGCGCATTTGAGGAATGGATAGAGACATGAATCGCGACGTCTGGACCCGTGACGAGGTCGACTCTCCCTGCACCCAGGTCTGCGTCGTGCACCCCGAGACCCAACTCTGTGCCGGCTGTGCCCGGTCGCTGGATGAAATCAGCCGCTGGTCCCTGATGTCAGTGACTGAGCGTCATGCAATTGTCGCAGACCTGCCCAACCGAAATGCGGTGCCAAAAAAACGCCGCGGCGGTCGGGCTGGCCGGGCGGATCGGGTTCAACCGTGACCGGTGCCTGACGGCGCGACGTTATTGCGCGCCTGGCGGCGCGACGCCTCCGGCGGA from Parasedimentitalea psychrophila harbors:
- a CDS encoding DUF1289 domain-containing protein, coding for MNRDVWTRDEVDSPCTQVCVVHPETQLCAGCARSLDEISRWSLMSVTERHAIVADLPNRNAVPKKRRGGRAGRADRVQP